The Oreochromis niloticus isolate F11D_XX linkage group LG13, O_niloticus_UMD_NMBU, whole genome shotgun sequence genome has a window encoding:
- the cfap36 gene encoding cilia- and flagella-associated protein 36 isoform X1 — MAEDDSEWVLESIVGYLGSPEWVVPVTDFLENKCTVFDDEDENKLAYTEIHEQYKKLVEKLLENYMQEVGINEQQFLDACTSPFAKSKALEAVFQPVLATDDFQMFRSLMVHKNMELQLQALRVIKERNGALPECLTDGVDVMTELQQQEMKILQEVLKKSKEEYDEEMSRRLLLEKEVGSTSSGCSSKLMAECDEAKNTASALSQHISPAKVNSNPVRKEGSKTAATGGGAERSSSSKPTSDRGSDAVGARVLPAVRGPVKSAEPSISSSRHAGEQSNSSQTTSEAWLEEAHREAGFSKPYTELSTSQQEQLQQRAAYLRQQRDKLHALRKEQQKTKQSSLPEEAPSSPTPAPSTTPEAVGQSQRNGACSPPPTSPPPPPTPHCAPPAQHSSNQKEISAEEKKKLEKRKHLADKLKEEVIKK, encoded by the exons ATGGCTGAGGACGACAGTGAATGGGTTTTAGAAAGCATCGTTGGCTACCTTGGAAGTCCCGAATGGGTCGTTCCTGTAACGGactttttggaaaacaaatgcacag TTTTTGACGACGAAGATGAGAATAAGTTGGCATACACAGAAATCCACGAGCAGTATAAGAAATTG GTGGAGAAGCTGTTGGAGAATTACATGCAGGAGGTTGGCATCAACGAGCAGCAGTTTTTGGATGCGTGTACTTCTCCCTTTGCCAAGTCTAAAGCTCTGGAG GCAGTATTCCAGCCAGTTCTGGCTACAGATGACTTCCAGATGTTTCGCTCATTGATGGTCCACAAGAACATGGAGCTGCAGCTCCAAGCCCTCAGGGTCATTAAAGAAAGGAACG GGGCCCTCCCAGAGTGTCTGACTGATGGTGTGGACGTCATGACAGAGTTGCAACAGCAAGAGATGAAAATCCTGCAGGAGGTTCTTAA AAAGTCAAAAGAGGAATATGATGAGGAAATGTCCAGGAGGCTGCTATTAGAGAAAGAGGTTGGTTCCACCTCCAGTGGCTGCTCTAGTAAGCTAATGGCAGAGTGTGATGAAGCCAAGAATACCGCCTCTGCCCTCAGCCAACACATCAGCCCTGCCAAG GTCAACAGTAACCCAGTTAGAAAAGAAGGGAGCAAGACAGCTGCTACAGGAGGTGGTGCTGAGAGGAGCAGCTCCTCTAAACCCACATCAG ATCGTGGTAGTGATGCTGTGGGAGCCCGAGTTCTGCCAGCTGTGAGAGGTCCCGTGAAGTCTGCTGAGCCCTCCATCAGCAGCAGTCGTCATGCCGGGGAGCAGAGCAACAGCAGCCAGACTACAAGCGAGGCGTGGCTGGAGGAAGCACACAGGGAGGCTGGCTTCTCTAAGCCATATACT GAGTTATCAACATCACAGCaggagcagctccagcagaggGCGGCATATCTGCGTCAGCAGAGGGACAAGCTCCACGCGCTGCGAAAAGAGCAGCAGAAAACCAAGCAATCGTCCTTGCCGGAGGAGGCACCCAGCAGCCCCACACCAGCACCCAGCACTACCCCG GAGGCAGTGGGTCAGTCCCAGAGAAATGGGGCCTGTTCCCCTCCTCctacttctcctcctcctccacctacTCCTCACTGTGCTCCTCCAGCACAGCACTCCTCCAATCAGAAG GAGATATCTGCTGAGGAGAaaaagaagctggagaagagaAAGCACCTTGCTGACAAGCTGAAAGAGGAAGTGATCAAGAAATGA
- the cfap36 gene encoding cilia- and flagella-associated protein 36 isoform X2: MAEDDSEWVLESIVGYLGSPEWVVPVTDFLENKCTVFDDEDENKLAYTEIHEQYKKLVEKLLENYMQEVGINEQQFLDACTSPFAKSKALEAVFQPVLATDDFQMFRSLMVHKNMELQLQALRVIKERNGALPECLTDGVDVMTELQQQEMKILQEVLKKSKEEYDEEMSRRLLLEKEVGSTSSGCSSKLMAECDEAKNTASALSQHISPAKVNSNPVRKEGSKTAATGGGAERSSSSKPTSDRGSDAVGARVLPAVRGPVKSAEPSISSSRHAGEQSNSSQTTSEAWLEEAHREAGFSKPYTELSTSQQEQLQQRAAYLRQQRDKLHALRKEQQKTKQSSLPEEAPSSPTPAPSTTPEISAEEKKKLEKRKHLADKLKEEVIKK, encoded by the exons ATGGCTGAGGACGACAGTGAATGGGTTTTAGAAAGCATCGTTGGCTACCTTGGAAGTCCCGAATGGGTCGTTCCTGTAACGGactttttggaaaacaaatgcacag TTTTTGACGACGAAGATGAGAATAAGTTGGCATACACAGAAATCCACGAGCAGTATAAGAAATTG GTGGAGAAGCTGTTGGAGAATTACATGCAGGAGGTTGGCATCAACGAGCAGCAGTTTTTGGATGCGTGTACTTCTCCCTTTGCCAAGTCTAAAGCTCTGGAG GCAGTATTCCAGCCAGTTCTGGCTACAGATGACTTCCAGATGTTTCGCTCATTGATGGTCCACAAGAACATGGAGCTGCAGCTCCAAGCCCTCAGGGTCATTAAAGAAAGGAACG GGGCCCTCCCAGAGTGTCTGACTGATGGTGTGGACGTCATGACAGAGTTGCAACAGCAAGAGATGAAAATCCTGCAGGAGGTTCTTAA AAAGTCAAAAGAGGAATATGATGAGGAAATGTCCAGGAGGCTGCTATTAGAGAAAGAGGTTGGTTCCACCTCCAGTGGCTGCTCTAGTAAGCTAATGGCAGAGTGTGATGAAGCCAAGAATACCGCCTCTGCCCTCAGCCAACACATCAGCCCTGCCAAG GTCAACAGTAACCCAGTTAGAAAAGAAGGGAGCAAGACAGCTGCTACAGGAGGTGGTGCTGAGAGGAGCAGCTCCTCTAAACCCACATCAG ATCGTGGTAGTGATGCTGTGGGAGCCCGAGTTCTGCCAGCTGTGAGAGGTCCCGTGAAGTCTGCTGAGCCCTCCATCAGCAGCAGTCGTCATGCCGGGGAGCAGAGCAACAGCAGCCAGACTACAAGCGAGGCGTGGCTGGAGGAAGCACACAGGGAGGCTGGCTTCTCTAAGCCATATACT GAGTTATCAACATCACAGCaggagcagctccagcagaggGCGGCATATCTGCGTCAGCAGAGGGACAAGCTCCACGCGCTGCGAAAAGAGCAGCAGAAAACCAAGCAATCGTCCTTGCCGGAGGAGGCACCCAGCAGCCCCACACCAGCACCCAGCACTACCCCG GAGATATCTGCTGAGGAGAaaaagaagctggagaagagaAAGCACCTTGCTGACAAGCTGAAAGAGGAAGTGATCAAGAAATGA
- the ppp4r3b gene encoding serine/threonine-protein phosphatase 4 regulatory subunit 3B: MSDTRRRVKVYTLNEDRQWDDRGTGHVSSTFVERLRGISLLVRAESDGSLLLESKISPNTAYQKQQDTLIVWSEADNYDLALSFQEKAGCDEIWERICQVQGRDPALDITQDPIDESEEERFEEIPETSHLVELPPCEQSRLEEIADLVTSVLSSPIRREKLALALMTEGYIKKLLGLFRVCEEVDNREGLHHLYEIVRGVLFLNKAALFEVMFSDDCIMDVVGCLEYDPALVQPKRHREFLTKTAKFKEVIPITDSELRQKIHQTYRVQYIQDIILPTPSVFEENFLSTLTSFIFFNKVEIVSMLQEDEKFLTEVFAQLTDDATEDSKRRELVNFVKEFCAFSQTLQPQNRDAFFKTLANLGILPALEIVMGMDDLQVRAAATDIFSYLVEFSPSMVREFVMQEPQQTDDDVLLINVVIKQMICDSDPELGGAVQLMGLLRTLIDPENMLASTNKTEKTEFLSFFYKYCMHVLTAPLLANTAHDKNSKDLQEGSTKVNPVCPDNFQTAQLLALILELLTFCVEHHTYHIKTYIMNKDLLRRVLVLMNSKHTFLALCALRFMRRIIGLKDEYYNRYIIKGNLFEPVINALLDNGTRYNLLNSAIIELFEFIKVEDIKSLIAHIVDNFYKALESIEYVQTFKGLKGRYEQEKDRQSQRLNRYRRDARSLDEDEELWFNDDDDDDDGEAVEKRMGDDFSDSYGKYMEAKKGAANGANGANNNGKAAAIPPASPAVTPNNSSASSVKTVPLPATPVVKTALVGLVDYPDDEDEEEDEEEEDQSPRKRPRLSS, from the exons ATGTCGGACACTCGGCGGCGAGTGAAGGTATATACGCTGAATGAAGATCGGCAATGGGATGATCGGGGTACCGGGCACGTTTCGTCTACATTTGTCGAACGACTGAGGGGGATATCGTTATTAGTTCGGGCTGAATCGGACG GATCACTGCTATTGGAATCGAAGATAAGTCCTAATACTGCATATCAGAAACAACAG GACACATTGATTGTCTGGTCAGAAGCAGATAACTATGACCTTGCACTCAGTTTCCAGGAAAAGGCTGGCTGTGATGAGATCTGGGAAAGAATTTGCCAG GTCCAAGGCAGAGACCCTGCTCTGGACATCACCCAGGACCCCATTGATGAGTCTGAGGAAGAGCGCTTTGAGGAGATTCCAGAGACAAGCCACCTAGTTGAGCTCCCCCCTTGCGAGCAAAGCAGACTGGAGGAAATTGCCGACTTGGTTACCTCTGTCCTTTCTTCACCCATCCGGAGGGAAAAGCTTGCCCTGGCCCTGATGACTGAGGGCTACATCAAGAAACTCCTGGGTCTCTTTAGAGTATGTGAGGAAGTGGACAACAGGGAAGGCCTCCATCACCTCTATGAGATTGTCCGAGGTGTCTTATTTCTCAATAAAGCAGCCCTCTTTGAGGTGATGTTCTCTGACGACTGTATCATGGATGTGGTGGGCTGCCTGGAGTACGACCCAGCATTGGTTCAACCTAAACGCCACCGGGAATTCTTGACCAAGACGGCGAAATTTAAGGAGGTGATCCCTATCACAGACTCTGAACTGCGGCAGAAGATCCACCAGACATATAGAGTTCAGTACATCCAGGACATAATCCTGCCCACACCATCTGTCTTTGAGGAGAACTTCCTATCCACACTCACCTCCTTCATCTTCTTCAACAAGGTGGAAATTGTCAGTATGTTGCAG GAGGATGAGAAGTTCCTAACGGAGGTCTTTGCACAGCTCACAGATGACGCGACTGAGGACAGTAAAAGGAGAGAATTG GTGAACTTTGTCAAAGAATTCTGTGCGTTTTCACAAACGTTGCAGCCTCAAAACAGGGATGCGTTCTTCAAAACTCTGGCAAATCTAGGCATTTTACCTGCTCTTGAAATAGTAATG GGAATGGATGACTTGCAGGTGAGGGCAGCAGCTACTGATATCTTCTCTTACCTGGTGGAATTCAGCCCCTCCATGGTTAGGGAATTTGTCATGCAGGAACCTCAGCAGACAGATGAT GATGTTCTCCTGATAAATGTTGTGATCAAGCAGATGATTTGTGACTCTGACCCAGAACTGGGGGGAGCTGTCCAGCTGATGGGTCTGCTCAGGACACTCATCGACCCTGAGAATATGTTGGCTTCCACCAAC AAAACGGAGAAGACAGAATTTCTGAGTTTCTTCTACAAATACTGCATGCACGTGTTGACTGCTCCTCTGCTGGCCAACACTGCACATGACAAAAATTCAAAAG ATCTGCAGGAGGGATCAACAAAGGTCAATCCAGTGTGCCCAG ACAACTTCCAGACAGCTCAGTTGCTGGCACTGATCCTGGAGCTTCTGACCTTTTGTGTGGAACACCACACCTATCACATCAAGACCTACATCATGAACAAAGACCTGCTTAGGAGAGTGCTGGTGCTGATGAACTCAAAGCACACGTTCCTTGCTCTTT GTGCTCTGCGTTTCATGCGCAGGATCATTGGTCTAAAAGACGAATACTACAACCGCTACATCATCAAAGGGAACCTGTTTGAGCCTGTCATTAATGCCTTGCTGGACAATGGGACCCGATACAACCTCCTCAACTCTGCCATCATAGAGCTCTttgagtttattaaagtg GAGGACATCAAATCACTCATAGCTCACATCGTGGATAACTTCTACAAAGCACTTGAATCCATTGAGTATGTCCAGACATTCAAGGGCTTGAAAGGACGATATGAGCAGGAAAAAGACCGGCAGAGCCAGAGACTCAACAG ATATCGAAGAGATGCGCGGTCTTTGGATGAGGATGAAGAGTTGTGGTTCAATGACGATGATGACGATGACGATGGAGAGGCAGTGGAAAAGAGAATGGGGGATGACTTCTCTGATAGCTACGGCAAGTACATGGAAGCCAAAAAAG GAGCTGCCAACGGAGCCAATGGTGCCAATAACAACGGGAAAGCTGCTGCCATCCCACCTGCCTCACCAGCTGTCACTCCAAACAACAGTTCAGCTTCTTCTGTCAAAACTGTTCCTCTTCCTGCCACACCAGTAGTCAAG ACTGCTCTGGTTGGTTTGGTGGACTACCCTGACgatgaagatgaagaggaagatgaagaggaagaagaccaGTCTCCAAGGAAGCGGCCTCGTTTGAGCTCCTAA
- the pnpt1 gene encoding polyribonucleotide nucleotidyltransferase 1, mitochondrial, with product MKYLLRLGRSFARLHVRLCHQSVYSRHTNAFRVGVDLGEKKLEISSGRFARFADGSAVVQLGDTSVMVTAVSKTKPSPSQFMPLVVDYRQKAAAAGRIPTNYLRRELGTTDNEILTSRLIDRSIRPLFPPGYFYDTQILCNLLAVDGVNDPDVLAINAASAALALSDIPWYGPVGAVRVGMVNGELLVNPTRAEMASSSLNLIVAGAPSSQVVMIEASAENVLQQDFCHAVKVGVKHTQQIIHAIQQLAREQKVTKRTPVKMFSPPADMVEHVRRLASERIYAVFTDYTHDKISRDEAINKVRLETEEELKEKFPQAEPFEVIESFNTLSKEIFRNLVLNEYRRCDGRELTGLRNISCDVDLFKPLHGSALFQRGQTQVLCSVTFDSLESSIKTDIITTALSGIKDKNFMLHYEFPPYATNETGKMGGLNRRELGHGALAEKALRPLIPKDFPFTIRVTAEVLESNGSSSMASACAGSLALMDAGVPISSAVAGVAIGLISRANPEKPAEIEDYRLLTDILGIEDYLGDMDFKLAGTNKGITALQADVKIPGLPLKVVMEAIQQATVAKREILGIMNKCIAKPRESRKENGPVVENVRVPVSRRARFVGPGGYNLRRLQAQTGVTISQVDEETFSVFAPTPGAMNEAQHFISEICKDDQEQQLEFGAIYTATITEIRDIGVMVKLYPNMTPVLLHNSQLDHKRIKHPSALGLEVGQEIQVKYFGRDPTDGRMRLSRKVLQSTAASVVKRLNDKQSISMGSSDMQTTSTDS from the exons GAAACTTGAAATCTCTTCAGGGAGGTTTGCCAGATTTGCTGATGGATCTGCTGTAGTACAG CTTGGAGACACGTCTGTGATGGTGACCGCTGTGAGCAAAACCAAACCTTCTCCGTCTCAGTTCATGCCGCTTGTG GTGGACTACAGACAgaaagctgcagctgctggtcGGATTCCCACCAACTACCTGCGGCGAGAGCTGGGCACCACCGACAATGAGATCCTCACCAGCAGACTTATTG ATCGGTCGATTAGACCTCTTTTCCCTCCTGGTTATTTCTATGACACTCAG ATCCTCTGTAACCTGCTAGCAGTCGATGGTGTCAATGATCCAGATGTGCTGGCTATTAATGCAG CTTCTGCTGCCCTGGCCCTGTCTGACATCCCCTGGTATGGACCAGTGG gtgctGTGCGTGTGGGTATGGTAAATGGAGAGTTGCTGGTCAACCCCACAAGGGCAGAGATGGCTTCTAGCAGTCTTAACCTGATAGTGGCCGGAGCTCCCAGCAGTCAAGTGG TGATGATTGAGGCATCAGCTGAAAACGTGCTGCAGCAGGACTTCTGCCATGCTGTGAAGGTGGGAGTCAAACACACCCAGCAAATCATACATGCCATCCAGCAGCTGGCACGAGAGCAGAAGGTGACTAAGCGCACGCCGGTCAAGATGTTTTCACCCCCGGCTGACATGGTGGAACATGTTCGGAG ATTAGCTTCTGAGAGGATTTACGCTGTTTTTACCGATTATACTCATGACAAG ATTTCGAGAGATGAAGCAATCAACAAAGTTCGGCTGGAAACCGAAGAGGAACTTAAAG AAAAATTCCCTCAGGCCGAGCCTTTTGAAGTCATTGAATCCTTTAACACTTTGAGCAAGGAAATCTTCCGTAATCTTGTCCTCAATGAGTACAGGAG gtGTGATGGAAGAGAGCTGACTGGTTTAAGAAACATTTCATGTGATGTAGATCTATTTAAGCCGCTGCATGGCTCGGCTCTGTTTCAAAGAGGACAGACACAG GTGCTGTGCAGTGTCACATTTGATTCCCTGGAATCCAGCATCAAAACAGATATTATCACTACAGCTTTAAG tggcaTCAAAGACAAAAACTTTATGCTTCATTATGAA TTCCCCCCATATGCAACCAATGAGACTGGAAAGATGGGAGGCCTCAACAGGCGAGAGCTTGGACATG GAGCTCTGGCTGAGAAGGCTCTGAGACCACTCATTCCTAAAGACTTCCCTTTCACCATCAGGGTCACTGCTGAGGTGTTAGAGTCAAATG GATCCTCCTCTATGGCTTCAGCATGTGCAGGCAGCCTCGCTCTTATGGATGCAG GTGTGCCCATCTCTTCTGCTGTGGCAGGTGTAGCCATTGGTCTCATCTCCAGGGCTAACCCAGAAAAACCTGCTGAGATAGAAGACTACAGACTATTAACAGATATTCTG GGAATAGAGGATTACCTGGGAGATATGGACTTCAAACTGGCGGGAACAAACAAGGGTATCACTGCTTTACAG GCTGATGTGAAGATTCCTGGGTTGCCACTGAAGGTGGTCATGGAGGCAATCCAACAGGCCACAG TGGCAAAGAGGGAAATCTTGGGCATTATGAACAAATGCATAGCAAAACccagagagagcaggaaagagAATGGACCTGTTGTTG AAAATGTTCGAGTACCTGTCTCAAGGCGAGCTCGCTTTGTTGGCCCTGGAGGCTACAACCTCCGCAGGCTTCAAGCTCAAACAG gTGTGACAATAAGTCAGGTAGACGAGGAGACTTTTTCCGTGTTCGCTCCAACACCAGGAGCCATGAACGAAGCCCAACACTTCATCAGCGAGATCTGCAAAGACGAT CAAGAACAGCAGCTGGAGTTTGGTGCTATCTACACTGCCACCATCACAGAAATAAG GGACATTGGCGTGATGGTGAAACTTTATCCCAACATGACTCCTGTCCTGCTGCACAACTCGCAGCTGGACCACAAACGG aTCAAACATCCAAGTGCTTTGGGTTTAGAGGTGGGACAGGAGATACAG GTCAAGTATTTTGGACGGGACCCAACAGATGGCAGAATGAGGCTTTCACGGAAGGTGCTCCAGTCTACTGCTGCAAGCGTCGTAAAGAGACTGAATGACAAACAGAGCATCTCCATGGGTTCAAGCGACATGCAGACGACCAGTACAGATTCGTGA